Genomic segment of Pochonia chlamydosporia 170 chromosome 1, whole genome shotgun sequence:
CACTCCAAAATGATCTTAAGAATTGCAGCGCGGAGTGGTTGCACCATACGCCGGTACGTGAGAGGGATTCGATAAAAAAGCCGTCAATCTCAGAGCGCCTCAGCGGGTCATACACGCATTCGATTCCAGCAATAAATAGTGGAAAGAACAGATCGTGAAACAGTTCGTCAGTTGGCCCTGCCATGACAAACCGAATATCAGCTAGCAATGGCTCCAACAATTCCGGGACAGCTAGTGCCTTTTCGGCTGGTGTTTTGAACGCTTGGTAGGCGTATATAATTGTAGCAAAATAATGCGCCCGAGAGACAGCCTCGAAGCAATCACGCAGGCCTTGCTGGCTTTCACACAGGCAGTCCATACATGCCAGAGATCTGTTGtgggcttcttcagctctCCTGCACCAAACACTCATATCAATGCTTGGCAACGTGTTTCCGGCTTGTACTATGTAGTACCTCTCTCTTTCTAGCTCCGTGATGGCGTAGATTAGTTTGGTAAAAGCCCATCCCGAGtctgttgagcttggcaacGGCGAGACGCGTATCGGAGTGAAATCTTGGTGAAACATGGAAATACCGGTCAGCATTTCCAAATCGGATATTTCCTTTAGCAAGAATCTAATAACCGGATCTTTTGACTCTTTGAACCAGTCTTGGAGCGGATGTAGATCTCTAATGGTTCGGCATCCACGAAGATGAAGCCTCCAATCTTTGGAGCCAGGAACCAGAACCTCGGCATAACAAAGAACGAGCATCGTCGCCAAAAGCTCGATAACGACAGGGCTGTCTGAAGCACTCGACGTCTCAGGAGAGCGACCCGGTAGCCCTCGGCGCATCTTGGCGCTGAGTGTTCGCATACTTTCGTCACGCAAGGAGGCATATATGTGGAAAAGAGCGCTGGCTTGATTGCCCGGGATATTGGGCACCATTGACATGTGAGCAGCTGCAAGGCACCCCACGGAGAATCGCACGGCTTTGGACttttgaagaagttgtcgGACAATAGTTCGCAAAGGGTGGCGCGGCTGGTCAATCCAAGTGAGTCGGGAAACGGCCTTTGTACAAAAGTGATTGATTAAGCTGCTGAATATGGACGACTGCAGAAATGGGTCAACTACGTGCGTAGCTTCCACATGATAAAACGCTGGGTTTAGCATaggtgatgctgctgtcgGGGCGATTTGTATTGAAGTTGTTTGGACCTGTTCATCATCGCTCGTGCCCGATATTCTGTCGCGTATTCGCACGCCTCTGCTAGGATCTTTGACTTTGCACTGATTGCGTTCCTTGGAAGACAGATTTCGCATTCGCTTG
This window contains:
- a CDS encoding fungal specific transcription factor domain-containing protein, which codes for MKCASRGLDCPGFKTVYLKWDQGIASRGRLAGKSTPIIKGADKRMRNLSSKERNQCKVKDPSRGVRIRDRISGTSDDEQVQTTSIQIAPTAASPMLNPAFYHVEATHVVDPFLQSSIFSSLINHFCTKAVSRLTWIDQPRHPLRTIVRQLLQKSKAVRFSVGCLAAAHMSMVPNIPGNQASALFHIYASLRDESMRTLSAKMRRGLPGRSPETSSASDSPVVIELLATMLVLCYAEVLVPGSKDWRLHLRGCRTIRDLHPLQDWFKESKDPVIRFLLKEISDLEMLTGISMFHQDFTPIRVSPLPSSTDSGWAFTKLIYAITELERERYYIVQAGNTLPSIDMSVWCRRAEEAHNRSLACMDCLCESQQGLRDCFEAVSRAHYFATIIYAYQAFKTPAEKALAVPELLEPLLADIRFVMAGPTDELFHDLFFPLFIAGIECVYDPLRRSEIDGFFIESLSRTGVWCNHSALQFLRSFWSVTSTSEHTVNWMDFARANLSSMEAFIVF